The Lewinellaceae bacterium DNA window ACCTGAAATAACGCAATCGTTACCTTATTGTTTTTTCATCCCAGTTCCAGTCAGGATCTGTCCCGGGCGGGTGCCCGTGTGTTCTCCATTATCAATAACAACAACACCATTGACCACGACATAATTAATTCCGGTACTGTAAGCATGCGGATGGTCAAATGTAGCCTGGTCACTAACTGTAGCTGGATCAAAGATGACGACATCAGCGGCATAACCGGGTAAAAGCATGCCCCGGTGCTCCAAATGAAACTTTTGCGCCGGTAAGGATGTCATCTTTCGGATAGCATCTTCCCAGGTTAAGGTCTTGTGCTCGCGGACATAACGTCCCAGCACCCGGGCATTGGTGCCGTAAGCGCGAGGATGCGGAGAACCGACATCCATGGCAGGGATTCCGGCATCCGAAGCAATCAAGGCATAGGGTAATTGCATCAGTGTTTCCACATCGGTTTCATTCATCTTGTGATAGACCATCTGGACTCGCCGACGTTTTACAGCCAGATCAAGGATGGTTTCCGTTTCCAAAGTGGCTTTCCCCTTGCGTCCCATTTTCAGATTGATATCATGCAGGTTCATACCATTGATGGTTGAATCCCAGGGACAAAATGCCACGAAAGCATAGCTGTAATTCTTGAAACCACTTTTCTTAAGCATTTGTAACATTTCCGTCCGGATCTTCTTGCGGGTGGCAGGATCCTGAATCCTGGCTACAATTTCTTCATCAGTCCCCTCCAACGCCCAGTCCGGGAGCAATACATCCAGGCTGGTAGAGCTGGCAGTATAAGGATATTGATCCACCGTCACGTCAACCCCGCGCTTGCGGTATTCATTGACCAAATCGATCATCTCTCCTGTGCGCCCCCAATTGGGTTTGCCGGTGATTTTAAAATGGGATATTTCCACAGAAATACCACTTGCTGCGCCAATATCGGCTGCCTCACGGATTGCGGCAAACACGCGTTCATCTTCATTGCGAATGTGGGAGGCATTGACTCCACCATAGGAATGTGCGACTTTGGCTAAGGAGATGATTTCATCCGACTTGGCAAATGTTCCCGGCAAATAGATTAAACCGGTACTCATTCCTACCGCACCCTGCTCCATGGCGCGGGCCACCAGTTTTTCCATATTTTCAAGTTCCTCTGCAGTCGGCGCGCGGTCCTCATTTCCCATGATCGTGCGGCGGATCGTATTGTGTCCGATCAGGGAGGCCATGTTGATGCTGATTCCCAGTGTGCGCAGATCATTGAAATACTGTTCGAGATCTATTCGGGAGCCACCACAATTTCCGGTTACGACAGTGGTTACCCCGTCGTGGATGAAGTTGTCTGCCGTTGGCCGGTTTTCCAGGGATCCTTCCACATGAGCATGGACATCAATAAATCCGGGACAGACATACTGGCCCTTGGCATCAATGGTTTTCAAGGCATTACGGTCAGCCAGTTCTCCGATCTCGATGACCTGACCGTCTTTAATTCCTACATCGCCCAGGTACCAAGGATTGCCGGTACCATCCAGTATTTTACCATTGCGGA harbors:
- a CDS encoding D-aminoacylase → MKVKLLFLLLLLQTFKGFGQQFDVLIRNGKILDGTGNPWYLGDVGIKDGQVIEIGELADRNALKTIDAKGQYVCPGFIDVHAHVEGSLENRPTADNFIHDGVTTVVTGNCGGSRIDLEQYFNDLRTLGISINMASLIGHNTIRRTIMGNEDRAPTAEELENMEKLVARAMEQGAVGMSTGLIYLPGTFAKSDEIISLAKVAHSYGGVNASHIRNEDERVFAAIREAADIGAASGISVEISHFKITGKPNWGRTGEMIDLVNEYRKRGVDVTVDQYPYTASSTSLDVLLPDWALEGTDEEIVARIQDPATRKKIRTEMLQMLKKSGFKNYSYAFVAFCPWDSTINGMNLHDINLKMGRKGKATLETETILDLAVKRRRVQMVYHKMNETDVETLMQLPYALIASDAGIPAMDVGSPHPRAYGTNARVLGRYVREHKTLTWEDAIRKMTSLPAQKFHLEHRGMLLPGYAADVVIFDPATVSDQATFDHPHAYSTGINYVVVNGVVVIDNGEHTGTRPGQILTGTGMKKQ